A single window of Candidatus Krumholzibacteriia bacterium DNA harbors:
- a CDS encoding thioesterase family protein: MSSVARPDPEASRSGFSVWEDISVRFRDTDAMGHVNNAVYLTYLEVGRQAYWRRFSARTNYEQVPFVLAHACLDFRAEARVGEVIRVFLRTNWVSRRSFGMEYELRERESGRLAVTGETVQVTYDYEAKRSIPVPDWLRQELERIEGRPLPSKPPSP, translated from the coding sequence ATGAGCTCGGTCGCACGCCCCGACCCCGAGGCTTCCCGCTCGGGGTTCTCCGTCTGGGAAGACATCTCGGTGCGCTTCCGCGACACCGATGCCATGGGGCACGTGAACAACGCCGTCTACCTCACCTATCTCGAGGTGGGGCGGCAGGCCTACTGGCGGCGTTTCTCCGCTCGCACGAACTACGAACAAGTCCCCTTCGTGCTCGCCCATGCGTGTCTCGATTTCCGGGCCGAAGCGCGGGTGGGCGAGGTCATCCGCGTCTTCCTGCGCACGAACTGGGTGTCGAGGCGCTCCTTCGGCATGGAGTACGAGCTGCGGGAGCGCGAGTCCGGACGACTGGCCGTCACCGGCGAGACGGTGCAGGTGACCTACGACTACGAGGCGAAGCGTTCCATCCCCGTTCCCGACTGGCTCCGCCAGGAACTCGAGCGGATCGAGGGGCGGCCGCTGCCCTCCAAGCCGCCGTCACCCTGA